One region of Coleofasciculus sp. FACHB-T130 genomic DNA includes:
- a CDS encoding actin-binding WH2 domain-containing protein has product MIKQEFQTTHYFTVLMGLLRDRQGFMEEIRQGVRLPSKITSLLVCSSLFFAAYGAIIGSSHSLLQALSSAVKLPCFYLITLILCLPTLYFFSILFGSSKSIGQYFAMLLTSVAVISVLEFSLAPVALVFLLTAHNYQFFVLLNVGIFALTGLTGVTFLYQGIQFMSVQDSEAAQETRTRVLKFWLILYALVGCQLGWTLRPFFGTPGQFVLFRPMEGNFYLSIFKAIGHLLGFN; this is encoded by the coding sequence ATGATTAAACAAGAATTTCAAACCACTCACTACTTTACCGTCTTAATGGGGCTGCTACGCGATCGCCAAGGATTTATGGAAGAAATTCGTCAAGGCGTAAGACTTCCCAGTAAAATCACCTCTCTACTCGTTTGTAGTTCCCTCTTTTTTGCCGCCTATGGCGCAATTATCGGTTCATCTCATAGCCTTTTACAAGCATTGTCCTCTGCTGTTAAACTTCCCTGCTTCTACTTAATCACGCTGATTCTTTGCTTGCCAACTTTATATTTTTTCAGCATCCTTTTTGGCTCAAGCAAAAGTATTGGACAGTACTTCGCCATGCTTCTAACTTCTGTCGCCGTGATTAGCGTTCTAGAATTTAGCTTGGCACCCGTAGCGCTAGTTTTTCTGTTGACCGCCCACAACTACCAATTTTTTGTATTGTTAAATGTGGGTATTTTTGCTCTCACCGGATTGACTGGCGTCACTTTCCTCTATCAGGGAATACAGTTTATGTCCGTACAAGATAGCGAAGCAGCACAAGAAACTCGTACCAGAGTTCTGAAATTTTGGTTAATTCTTTATGCTTTAGTTGGCTGTCAATTAGGCTGGACACTCAGACCCTTTTTTGGAACTCCTGGACAATTTGTATTGTTTCGACCGATGGAAGGGAATTTTTATCTGAGTATTTTCAAAGCAATTGGACACCTTCTAGGTTTTAATTAA
- a CDS encoding substrate-binding domain-containing protein gives MKRVAIALSLFSLASSALVSCTSAPQNTQNSQQNSSELSSVAVTVRDLGNPFFVQVGKGAEAAAKRIGGADVSTTLVSSGDDLNQQFNQIENFIASDVSMIILNAADSKGIFAAVEKAKQAGIPIIAVDTAAEGGVDATVTSNNVQAGEVSCQYIADRLKGQGNVVIINGPPVASVVERVQGCLSVFSKYPNIKILSKDQNAEGSRDGGLRVMSDLLTSFPKIDAVFAINDPCGIGAELAATQAQRKEFFIVGVDGAPEALDALKQENSLFVATAAQDPFRMAAKAVEVGNDIIKGNKPANPDILIPVTLVTRENVNQHKGWTSE, from the coding sequence GTGAAACGAGTAGCGATCGCATTGAGTCTTTTTAGTCTAGCTAGTAGCGCTCTTGTGAGTTGCACGTCAGCTCCCCAGAACACTCAAAACAGCCAACAAAACAGTTCAGAACTTTCATCGGTTGCTGTCACAGTCCGCGATCTCGGCAACCCCTTCTTTGTACAAGTTGGTAAGGGTGCAGAGGCGGCAGCTAAGAGAATTGGCGGTGCGGACGTTAGCACAACCCTCGTCTCCAGCGGGGACGATTTAAATCAGCAATTTAATCAAATTGAAAATTTCATTGCCTCAGATGTCAGCATGATTATACTTAATGCTGCTGACAGTAAGGGGATTTTTGCAGCAGTTGAAAAAGCTAAACAAGCAGGAATTCCAATCATTGCAGTTGATACTGCCGCTGAAGGAGGTGTTGATGCCACTGTTACCTCCAATAACGTGCAAGCAGGTGAAGTAAGTTGTCAATACATTGCCGATCGATTGAAGGGTCAAGGCAATGTTGTAATTATCAACGGACCTCCTGTTGCTTCAGTTGTTGAGCGAGTCCAAGGATGTCTGAGCGTATTTTCCAAATATCCCAATATCAAGATCCTTTCAAAAGATCAGAATGCAGAAGGTAGCCGTGATGGTGGGTTGAGAGTCATGAGCGATTTGCTCACATCCTTCCCAAAAATTGATGCCGTTTTTGCAATTAATGACCCTTGTGGGATTGGTGCGGAGCTAGCTGCTACCCAAGCACAACGGAAAGAGTTCTTTATTGTTGGCGTCGATGGCGCACCCGAAGCTCTAGATGCGCTCAAGCAGGAAAATAGCTTATTTGTTGCGACTGCGGCTCAAGATCCCTTTCGCATGGCAGCCAAGGCAGTAGAGGTCGGGAATGACATTATCAAAGGGAACAAGCCTGCCAATCCAGACATTCTCATTCCAGTCACGTTGGTTACTCGTGAAAACGTGAATCAGCATAAAGGCTGGACAAGTGAATAA
- a CDS encoding adenylate/guanylate cyclase domain-containing protein — MMKPKRGNFTLDTSRLRLHPLSLGKLWHRLSITSKFTWAVVALLLLITQVAMTSWLSLNAVVRETEAAILTSIEVQAKVFQMDAALQDARQLEKDFFLSWPSMGFSSASQDYVQAHREQIDKALDISSQLQELLNGGKVSDALRRSNPELVAYVELVERYASSFKEAVALVGTLGIDDVGVLARLEQNSRLLHDTLQLSASSELMISYREMQSVEKEYLSNRQEDKIQAVYEAVERLRQGIQQAPQLNATQKAAAWEYLNAYELAIREIINLDAQIRSKISTFDEQAARVSTKVIGLANADVQRSRLEIARTSTLATVLQAMTVLTAVLLSGVIANIFATALKNLQAEQEKSERLLLNIFPEAIANRLKQEQRTIAESFADVTVLFADIVGFTELSARISPTDVVELLNQIFSAFDRLADRHGLEKIKTIGDAYMVVGGLPMPSEDHAEAIAEMALDMLEEMTCLSTKIGEALSTSRPQHYTIRIGINTGPVVAGVIGTKKFIYDLWGDTVNIASRMESQGIAGCIQVTGATYERLRHKYQFQERGTIQVKGKGEMKSFLLKGRHQDDSR; from the coding sequence ATGATGAAGCCTAAAAGAGGAAATTTTACACTTGATACTTCACGCTTGAGACTTCATCCTTTATCCTTAGGTAAACTCTGGCATCGCTTGAGCATTACCAGTAAGTTTACTTGGGCAGTTGTGGCGCTGCTGCTGCTGATTACACAAGTCGCGATGACGAGCTGGCTGTCGCTGAATGCAGTGGTGCGAGAGACAGAAGCGGCGATTCTCACCAGCATTGAGGTGCAGGCAAAAGTATTTCAGATGGATGCCGCCTTACAAGACGCCCGCCAACTGGAAAAAGACTTTTTTTTGAGCTGGCCTTCTATGGGATTTTCCAGCGCTAGCCAGGATTATGTCCAGGCGCATCGGGAGCAAATTGACAAAGCCCTGGATATCAGCAGCCAGTTGCAAGAGTTACTCAATGGTGGGAAGGTTAGCGATGCTTTGCGTCGGAGCAATCCGGAATTGGTGGCTTATGTAGAGCTTGTCGAGCGCTATGCTAGCAGCTTTAAAGAAGCTGTGGCGTTGGTGGGGACGCTGGGAATCGATGATGTGGGGGTGCTGGCGCGGTTAGAGCAAAATTCGCGGCTATTGCACGACACGCTGCAACTCTCTGCCAGTTCGGAGTTGATGATTTCATATCGGGAAATGCAGTCGGTGGAGAAAGAATATCTCTCCAACCGTCAGGAGGACAAAATCCAGGCGGTGTATGAGGCGGTGGAACGTTTGCGCCAGGGAATTCAACAAGCACCCCAACTCAATGCCACTCAGAAGGCGGCGGCGTGGGAGTATCTGAATGCTTACGAGTTAGCGATCCGAGAAATTATCAACCTCGACGCTCAAATTAGAAGCAAAATCAGCACTTTTGACGAGCAAGCGGCACGTGTTTCCACTAAAGTAATTGGGTTGGCAAATGCTGACGTACAGCGATCGCGCCTTGAAATCGCCCGAACCAGCACGCTAGCTACGGTACTGCAAGCGATGACAGTATTGACGGCGGTGTTGCTATCTGGGGTGATTGCGAATATCTTCGCCACTGCTTTAAAAAATTTGCAAGCAGAACAGGAAAAATCTGAGCGTCTGCTGCTAAATATCTTTCCAGAAGCGATCGCCAATCGATTAAAACAGGAACAGCGCACGATTGCGGAAAGCTTTGCCGATGTGACGGTATTATTTGCTGACATTGTTGGTTTTACTGAGCTTTCGGCTCGGATTTCCCCAACTGATGTGGTTGAGTTGCTCAATCAAATTTTCTCAGCCTTCGATCGGCTGGCAGATCGCCACGGTTTAGAGAAAATTAAGACGATTGGAGATGCCTATATGGTAGTGGGAGGACTGCCAATGCCTTCAGAAGATCACGCGGAAGCGATCGCGGAAATGGCACTGGATATGCTGGAGGAAATGACTTGCTTAAGTACCAAGATTGGCGAAGCGTTGTCTACCTCTCGCCCTCAACACTACACCATCCGAATTGGAATTAATACGGGTCCCGTCGTTGCAGGCGTTATTGGCACGAAAAAGTTTATCTATGATTTGTGGGGCGATACGGTGAATATTGCTAGCCGTATGGAATCCCAAGGCATTGCGGGTTGCATTCAAGTGACAGGAGCAACTTATGAACGCTTACGGCATAAGTACCAGTTTCAGGAACGGGGAACTATCCAGGTAAAAGGTAAAGGGGAGATGAAAAGCTTTCTCCTCAAAGGCAGACATCAAGACGATTCACGATAG
- a CDS encoding HlyD family efflux transporter periplasmic adaptor subunit has product MLSDSNPDFLRPVSSDEFLPPISRWTTLGGLFLVGTFGVAVMLAAYTQYNITVKAAAVVRPIGELRIVQASTEGTIESISVKENQVVKQGDAIAILDNSQLQTKKSQLQGNIQNNQLQLSQIAAQISALDSQQKAEWNLMNRNIAVSQADLGRNQRDYQEKEIITKAEVQEAQASVDLARAQMNQYQQLANTGAIAQLQIKEKEEAFKAAQARLQRAKAMLNPSAAPVVIANERIAQERATGESTLATLNKERKTLIQRQIEIQNQLNSDTRELKQIGMELQKSVIRAPASGTILKLELRNASQVVRAAEPIAQIAPSNTPLIVKARVAAQDIGKVAVGQKVQMRVSAYPYPDYGTLSGKVSAIAPDAIAPENNNANAPAVPPSYEVTIQPEKINLIKGDRPYPIQPGMEIAAEIISREETVLTFILRKARLLTDL; this is encoded by the coding sequence ATGCTTAGTGACAGCAACCCTGACTTTCTCCGCCCAGTCTCTAGCGACGAATTTCTTCCTCCCATCAGCCGATGGACAACGCTAGGGGGATTGTTTTTAGTCGGTACTTTTGGGGTAGCTGTGATGCTTGCCGCTTATACGCAGTACAACATTACTGTTAAAGCCGCTGCCGTTGTGCGTCCTATAGGTGAGCTGCGCATCGTGCAAGCTTCAACAGAAGGAACGATTGAAAGCATCTCTGTGAAAGAAAATCAGGTCGTGAAACAAGGGGATGCGATCGCGATTCTGGATAACTCCCAACTCCAGACGAAAAAAAGCCAACTGCAAGGCAATATCCAGAATAACCAACTGCAACTGAGTCAAATCGCAGCTCAAATTAGTGCCCTTGACAGCCAGCAAAAGGCAGAGTGGAACTTGATGAATCGCAACATTGCGGTTTCTCAAGCGGATCTGGGTCGTAACCAACGAGACTATCAAGAGAAGGAAATCATAACTAAGGCAGAAGTGCAAGAAGCACAGGCATCTGTGGATTTAGCAAGGGCGCAGATGAATCAATATCAACAGCTAGCAAATACGGGCGCGATCGCTCAACTGCAAATCAAGGAAAAAGAAGAAGCTTTCAAAGCCGCGCAAGCGAGACTACAACGGGCAAAAGCCATGCTTAATCCCAGTGCGGCACCCGTAGTAATTGCTAACGAGCGAATCGCTCAAGAAAGAGCAACGGGTGAATCTACCTTAGCAACATTGAACAAAGAACGAAAAACCCTGATTCAGCGTCAAATTGAAATTCAAAATCAACTCAACAGCGACACCCGCGAACTCAAACAAATCGGGATGGAACTGCAAAAAAGCGTGATTCGTGCTCCAGCATCTGGCACCATCCTCAAACTAGAACTGCGAAATGCCTCTCAGGTGGTGCGTGCAGCCGAACCAATTGCTCAAATTGCTCCCAGCAACACGCCACTCATCGTGAAAGCGCGGGTAGCGGCTCAGGATATCGGGAAAGTGGCGGTTGGGCAAAAGGTACAAATGCGGGTTTCTGCCTATCCCTATCCCGATTATGGAACTCTCTCCGGAAAAGTGAGCGCGATCGCACCCGATGCGATCGCGCCTGAAAATAATAACGCCAACGCGCCTGCGGTTCCGCCCTCCTACGAAGTAACCATCCAGCCAGAAAAAATAAATCTGATCAAAGGCGATCGCCCCTATCCAATTCAACCAGGGATGGAAATTGCCGCAGAGATTATTTCTAGAGAAGAAACCGTACTCACATTTATTCTTAGAAAGGCAAGGCTGCTCACCGATTTGTAG
- a CDS encoding damage-control phosphatase ARMT1 family protein: MSQQILQPRLPLPPPLMMSEEGSFANMTLLKRMPAIAQRAIAENDFPASIVDNLETLIRDLPNGIVRSLKDDNGPDLAAWTTYLAPFLGKRWIDIPWLFAELYFFRRIVEATNYFPPGASQGVDPYGLQKRLGLETAMDSIRAIAARIGHHTSDRHTRLIPLLYFSLWGNRADLSLWPIEAGESDRSRQEIQHEEAHILVDDTPIIADRIASLDGGRIDFIVDNAGFELVCDLCLADFLLTTQAAEISLHLKRYPIFVSDATIQDLHHTLEVLAADVDGEVRSLSLRLQDAIASGRLRCYDDLFWTMPLPFWEIPEALRQELAPASLIFIKGDANYRRCLGNRHWDFTTPFQDIACYFPAPLVALRTLKSELVAGLQQTQINTLNEEDPHWLTNGQRGVIQFVDFAG, translated from the coding sequence ATGTCACAGCAGATTTTACAGCCTCGATTACCGCTTCCTCCACCGCTGATGATGTCGGAAGAAGGTTCGTTTGCAAACATGACGCTTCTGAAGCGAATGCCTGCGATCGCGCAGCGAGCGATCGCTGAAAACGACTTTCCGGCATCGATTGTAGACAACCTGGAAACCTTGATCCGGGACTTGCCGAACGGAATCGTGCGATCGCTCAAAGATGACAATGGCCCAGATTTGGCTGCGTGGACAACATATTTGGCTCCTTTTCTGGGGAAGCGTTGGATAGACATTCCCTGGTTATTTGCAGAGTTATACTTTTTCCGGCGGATTGTGGAAGCAACCAATTACTTTCCGCCAGGAGCGAGCCAAGGCGTCGATCCCTACGGATTGCAAAAACGCTTGGGTTTAGAAACGGCAATGGATTCAATCCGGGCAATCGCCGCTAGGATTGGGCATCATACAAGCGATCGCCATACTCGTTTAATCCCACTGCTCTATTTTTCACTGTGGGGCAACCGCGCCGATCTGAGCCTTTGGCCTATTGAGGCTGGAGAAAGCGATCGCAGCCGTCAGGAAATTCAGCACGAAGAGGCTCATATTTTGGTCGATGATACACCCATCATTGCGGACAGGATTGCTAGCCTTGATGGGGGAAGAATTGACTTCATCGTCGATAATGCTGGTTTTGAACTCGTCTGCGATTTGTGCTTGGCAGATTTTCTGCTAACCACTCAGGCGGCTGAGATTTCCCTGCACCTGAAGCGGTATCCTATCTTCGTTTCTGATGCGACCATTCAGGATCTGCACCACACTTTAGAGGTTTTGGCTGCTGACGTTGATGGGGAAGTGCGATCGCTTTCTCTGCGCTTGCAAGACGCGATCGCTTCCGGTCGTTTGCGATGCTATGACGATTTATTTTGGACAATGCCCTTGCCTTTCTGGGAAATACCCGAAGCTTTGCGACAAGAGTTAGCACCCGCCAGCCTAATTTTTATTAAAGGAGATGCTAACTACCGCCGCTGTTTAGGCAATCGCCACTGGGATTTTACTACCCCTTTTCAAGACATTGCCTGCTACTTCCCAGCACCGTTAGTAGCACTACGCACCCTCAAATCTGAACTGGTGGCAGGTTTACAGCAAACTCAGATAAACACACTTAACGAAGAAGATCCTCACTGGTTAACCAATGGACAGCGGGGTGTCATCCAGTTTGTTGACTTCGCCGGTTAG
- a CDS encoding FAD-dependent oxidoreductase, translating to MSLTEQILSQVPGNPLLGLRKADSLWQAIKEDTTPIPMVVKESQEPLGSVDWDAIICGGTLGILIGAALAQLGWRVALIERGILRGRDQEWNISRQELEVFLELNLLTEAELEQAIATEYNPARVSFLGGSDVWVRDVLNIGVDPVFLLDTLKSKFLAAGGQLFENTPFEGAVVHPDGIRVEASGGMKTRLLIDAMGHFSPIVQQARQGEKPEGVCLVVGSCAKGFPLNETGDLIATFTSIQNQCQYFWEAFPARDGRTTYLFTYLDAHPSRPSLEFFFEEYLRLLPEYQGVEVSQLQFQRVLFGFFPSYRNSLKMPWSRILPVGDSSGNQSPVSFGGFGAMARHLKRLTEGIHEALQIDALDKNALALLQPYQPNIAVTWLFQKTMGVGIEQKVDPNQINQLLSSVFQAMAQLGDEVLRPFLQDVVQFPALSKTLLKTAVTYPGLVARIIPLVGIPMLLDWMVHYLNLGIYTALYPLATALQPWTKTLLPLPRYYCDRFLQAWKYGSGGDYRSLKNLG from the coding sequence ATGAGCCTAACCGAACAGATTCTATCTCAGGTACCGGGAAATCCTCTCCTCGGACTGCGTAAAGCCGATAGCCTTTGGCAAGCCATCAAGGAAGACACTACACCGATTCCGATGGTGGTGAAAGAAAGCCAAGAGCCACTAGGAAGCGTAGACTGGGATGCAATAATCTGCGGCGGCACTTTGGGAATTTTAATCGGTGCTGCTTTAGCTCAGTTGGGGTGGCGAGTTGCCTTGATTGAAAGAGGAATCTTGCGCGGTAGAGATCAAGAGTGGAATATTTCCCGCCAAGAGTTAGAAGTATTTTTAGAGCTGAATCTACTAACTGAAGCGGAATTAGAGCAAGCGATCGCAACCGAGTATAATCCCGCCCGCGTCAGTTTTTTAGGAGGTTCTGACGTATGGGTGCGAGATGTCCTGAATATCGGCGTCGATCCGGTTTTTCTGCTAGACACGCTCAAATCAAAGTTTCTGGCTGCTGGCGGACAGTTGTTTGAAAACACTCCCTTTGAAGGGGCGGTTGTACACCCAGATGGCATCAGGGTGGAAGCCTCTGGCGGCATGAAAACGCGGTTGTTAATCGATGCGATGGGACATTTTTCACCCATTGTTCAGCAAGCGCGACAGGGAGAAAAACCGGAAGGCGTCTGCTTAGTCGTGGGTAGTTGCGCCAAAGGCTTTCCTCTCAACGAAACCGGCGATCTGATCGCAACTTTCACATCGATTCAAAATCAATGCCAATACTTTTGGGAAGCCTTCCCAGCACGAGATGGCAGAACGACTTATCTATTTACTTACCTGGATGCTCACCCCAGTCGTCCCAGTTTAGAGTTCTTCTTTGAAGAATACCTGCGCCTGTTGCCCGAATATCAAGGCGTAGAAGTGTCCCAACTGCAATTTCAACGGGTGCTATTTGGCTTCTTTCCCTCTTACCGCAACTCATTAAAGATGCCTTGGAGTCGCATTCTGCCCGTAGGAGATAGCAGTGGCAACCAATCTCCCGTCAGCTTTGGCGGGTTTGGGGCGATGGCGCGGCACCTGAAACGGTTAACAGAAGGCATTCACGAGGCTTTACAAATAGATGCTCTCGACAAGAATGCTTTGGCACTTTTGCAACCTTATCAGCCAAATATTGCTGTAACCTGGCTGTTTCAAAAAACAATGGGCGTGGGAATCGAGCAAAAAGTTGACCCAAATCAAATCAACCAGTTGCTTTCTAGCGTATTTCAAGCAATGGCACAGCTGGGAGACGAGGTATTACGCCCATTTTTACAAGATGTTGTCCAGTTTCCCGCTTTATCAAAAACCCTGTTAAAAACAGCCGTCACTTACCCCGGATTAGTGGCTCGAATTATTCCCTTAGTGGGAATCCCGATGCTTCTAGATTGGATGGTTCACTACCTAAACTTGGGAATTTACACGGCTTTATATCCTCTAGCAACCGCCCTGCAACCGTGGACGAAGACGTTACTGCCACTGCCTCGATACTACTGCGATCGCTTCCTCCAAGCTTGGAAATATGGCTCCGGAGGCGATTACAGAAGCCTGAAGAATCTAGGGTGA
- a CDS encoding SirB1 family protein gives MNLPLGRLSFYQEINQPDEQINLAKAALDIAQEEYPDLDPDEYLNALDTMAAEVQERLPAQRYPLRVIQTINQYLYDDLGFTGNNENYYDPRNSFLNDVIDRRTGIPIALALVYLEIARRIDFPMVGVGMPGHFLIRPQFEDVGIFVDAFHRGEILFEQDCRDRLAKIYQQSVQLQATFVEPVSSRRFLTRMLTNLKMIYLNRQELQKALATVERILLLFPDAPMELRDRGLLYFQMGRWSEASQDLNIYLAILPNAEDAGVIRQLLTQIEQDIY, from the coding sequence ATGAACTTGCCGCTGGGTCGCCTATCCTTTTATCAGGAAATTAATCAGCCAGATGAGCAAATTAATCTGGCAAAAGCTGCTCTGGACATTGCTCAGGAAGAATATCCAGACCTCGACCCGGATGAATACCTCAATGCCCTCGATACAATGGCAGCGGAGGTACAAGAACGTCTACCTGCCCAACGGTATCCCCTGCGGGTGATTCAAACTATCAATCAATATCTTTACGACGACTTAGGTTTTACTGGAAATAATGAAAACTATTACGATCCTCGCAATAGCTTTTTAAATGATGTAATTGACCGGCGCACTGGCATCCCGATCGCCCTAGCGCTAGTTTATTTAGAGATTGCACGACGCATTGATTTTCCGATGGTTGGGGTGGGGATGCCGGGGCATTTCCTGATTCGCCCACAGTTTGAGGATGTAGGAATCTTCGTGGATGCCTTCCATCGCGGCGAGATTCTGTTTGAGCAAGATTGCAGAGATAGACTTGCGAAGATTTACCAACAGTCAGTGCAACTGCAAGCGACTTTCGTAGAACCCGTGAGTTCTCGGCGCTTTTTGACCCGGATGCTGACGAATCTGAAAATGATTTACCTGAACCGGCAGGAGTTGCAAAAAGCACTCGCCACAGTGGAACGGATTTTGCTGTTGTTCCCAGACGCACCGATGGAATTGCGCGATCGCGGTCTTCTCTACTTCCAAATGGGACGCTGGTCAGAAGCATCCCAAGATTTAAACATTTATCTGGCGATACTTCCCAATGCGGAGGATGCTGGCGTGATTCGCCAGTTACTGACACAAATCGAACAAGATATCTATTAG
- a CDS encoding peptidase domain-containing ABC transporter: MKYEHVLQHSEEDCGAACLAAIAKHHGRTFTLNRIREAVGTGQLGTTLLGLRRGAEALGFNARAVKASPQILDKLKQAPLPAVIHWKGYHWVVLYGQHRKKYAIADPAVGIRYLTKNELAAGWTNGIMLLLEPDSARFFAQVDDKVGGFGRFFKPVWAYRGILAEAFIINLVLGLLSLTSPFLIQILTDDVLVRGDTQLLTGVVTAVMVMNVVSSSLRLVQSNLIAHFSQRLQLGLVLEFGRAILRLPLSYYEARRSGEIVSRLRDIQEINQLVSQVVVSLPSQLFIAIVSFSLMLFYSIKLTSVAVCIAVVMTISTIIFLPTLQQKTRSLLVLEAENQGILVETFKGALTLKTTTSAPQFWEEFQSRFGRLANITFRTIQIVIINSTFSGLVSSIGSVILLWFGSSLVISKELTIGQLLAFNGMNGNFLAFIGAVVGFVDELTRVQTATQRLTEVIDSTPENPVDDKRPFAKIPGDADIISTNLNFHHAGRTDLLEDFSLTIPGGKVIALIGKSGCGKSTLAKLIAGLYSPHSGNLRIGMYNLQDLSLDCLRQQVILVPQEPHFWSRSIVENFRLGSPHVAFEHIVRACQIAGADEFISKLPDKYQTVLGEFGANISGGQRQRLAIARAIVNEPPVLILDESTGGLDPVSEAQVLEQLLSHRQGRTTILISHRPRVINRADWIVFLEQGRLKLQGSLEELQAQTGAHLDFLIP; the protein is encoded by the coding sequence ATGAAGTACGAGCATGTCTTACAACACAGTGAAGAAGACTGCGGAGCGGCGTGTCTTGCTGCGATCGCGAAACACCACGGGCGGACTTTTACGCTCAACCGTATCCGTGAAGCCGTAGGCACTGGACAGCTAGGAACCACATTGCTAGGACTCCGGCGGGGTGCAGAAGCACTCGGTTTTAATGCTAGAGCAGTGAAAGCTTCACCACAGATTCTTGACAAATTGAAGCAAGCACCGCTACCAGCCGTCATTCACTGGAAAGGCTACCACTGGGTTGTTTTATACGGGCAACACCGGAAAAAATATGCGATCGCCGATCCCGCTGTCGGCATCCGTTACCTCACTAAAAACGAGCTAGCGGCAGGCTGGACAAATGGCATCATGCTGTTACTAGAGCCAGACTCGGCCCGCTTTTTTGCCCAAGTTGATGATAAAGTTGGCGGTTTTGGGCGTTTCTTTAAACCCGTCTGGGCTTACCGAGGGATTCTGGCTGAGGCATTTATCATTAACCTTGTCTTGGGGTTGCTTTCCCTGACATCCCCCTTCCTCATCCAAATCCTCACCGATGATGTGTTGGTTCGGGGGGATACCCAGCTACTAACGGGTGTCGTGACTGCTGTTATGGTGATGAATGTTGTATCCAGTAGCCTCAGACTGGTGCAATCTAACCTAATCGCCCATTTTTCTCAACGGCTCCAATTAGGCTTAGTTTTAGAATTTGGCAGAGCAATTTTGCGTTTGCCGCTTTCCTATTATGAAGCTCGTCGCAGTGGCGAAATTGTCAGCCGCTTGCGAGATATTCAAGAAATTAATCAGTTAGTTTCTCAAGTCGTTGTCAGCTTGCCGAGCCAGCTATTTATTGCCATCGTTTCTTTTAGTTTGATGTTGTTCTACAGCATCAAACTAACAAGTGTTGCTGTGTGCATTGCTGTTGTTATGACAATTTCCACAATTATTTTCCTGCCGACACTGCAACAAAAAACTCGGAGCTTATTAGTCTTAGAAGCAGAAAATCAAGGCATTTTAGTTGAGACTTTTAAAGGGGCACTGACGCTCAAAACGACTACATCTGCACCGCAATTTTGGGAAGAATTTCAGAGTCGCTTCGGTCGCCTTGCCAACATCACCTTCCGCACGATTCAGATTGTCATTATTAACAGTACCTTTTCTGGATTAGTTTCTAGTATCGGTAGCGTCATCTTACTTTGGTTTGGCAGTAGCCTGGTGATTAGTAAAGAATTAACCATTGGGCAACTGTTAGCTTTTAACGGCATGAATGGAAATTTTCTAGCGTTTATTGGGGCAGTCGTGGGATTTGTCGATGAACTCACTCGCGTTCAAACCGCTACCCAACGTCTTACGGAAGTAATTGACTCTACACCAGAAAATCCAGTCGATGACAAAAGACCCTTTGCTAAAATTCCGGGAGATGCAGATATTATTTCCACAAATCTCAACTTCCACCATGCTGGCAGAACTGACCTTTTAGAAGATTTTTCGCTAACCATTCCTGGAGGAAAAGTTATTGCACTCATTGGTAAATCTGGCTGCGGTAAAAGCACCCTGGCGAAGTTAATCGCTGGATTATATTCACCACATTCTGGAAATCTCCGCATTGGCATGTATAATTTGCAAGATTTATCACTTGATTGCTTGCGACAACAGGTGATTCTCGTTCCTCAAGAGCCTCACTTTTGGAGTCGCTCAATTGTGGAAAACTTCCGCTTAGGTTCCCCTCACGTTGCATTTGAACACATTGTGAGAGCTTGCCAGATTGCGGGTGCAGATGAATTTATCAGCAAGCTACCCGACAAATATCAAACCGTTTTGGGTGAATTCGGGGCAAATATTTCTGGCGGACAGCGGCAACGATTAGCAATTGCCAGAGCGATTGTAAACGAGCCGCCAGTTCTGATTTTAGATGAATCCACGGGGGGACTCGATCCGGTGAGCGAAGCGCAAGTTTTAGAGCAGTTGCTGTCTCACCGCCAAGGCAGAACCACCATTTTAATTAGCCACCGCCCCAGAGTAATTAATCGAGCTGATTGGATTGTTTTTCTGGAGCAAGGTCGCTTGAAATTGCAAGGTTCTCTGGAGGAGCTACAAGCCCAAACTGGCGCTCATTTGGACTTTTTGATTCCCTAA